The following are encoded together in the Drosophila takahashii strain IR98-3 E-12201 chromosome X, DtakHiC1v2, whole genome shotgun sequence genome:
- the LOC108068636 gene encoding mitochondrial inner membrane protease subunit 1: protein MKILSRLGRLMRYTVAYAAITHCTFEYIGDFVLCKGPSMEPTLYSDNVLLTERLSKHWRTYQPGDIVIAVSPINAGQFICKRIVAVSGDQVLTQKPSPIEAEYSRSQDGAAAGKKPVMTKDYVPRNYVWLEGDNKGNSSDSRYYGPIPVGLIRSRVLCRIWPISEATGL, encoded by the exons ATGAAGATCCTCTCCCGTCTGGGCCGCCTGATGCGGTACACGGTGGCCTATGCGGCCATCACACACTGCACCTTTGAGTACATAGGCGACTTTGTCCTG TGCAAGGGACCCTCCATGGAGCCCACCCTCTACTCGGACAATGTGCTGCTCACCGAGCGCCTGTCGAAGCACTGGCGAACCTACCAGCCGGGCGACATCGTCATCGCCGTCTCGCCCATCAACGCCGGCCAGTTCATCTGCAAACGGATCGTGGCCGTGTCCGGTGACCAGGTGCTCACCCAGAAGCCGAGCCCCATTGAGGCGGAGTACAGCCGAAGTCAGGATGGCGCCGCCGCCGGCAAGAAGCCCGTGATGACCAAGGACTATGTGCCGCGCAATTACGTTTGGCTCGAGGGCGACAACAAGGGCAACAGCTCGGATTCGCGCTACTATGGACCCATTCCGGTGGGCCTGATCCGGAGTCGGGTGCTCTGCCGCATCTGGCCGATTTCCGAGGCCACCGGGCTGTAG
- the LOC108068633 gene encoding uncharacterized protein has translation MLAASLLARRNVLDLPAFNSWRTLLRTATHRPSSTAAPKIQPKEVQPQLQFTRGFTASKVMDTPADVFRGLTDRFAGVTVDGREEKVDKDSFRDKLKKSLDFWTANKNRAIWFRVYQEQADWVPILAENGFDFHHARTGVVTMYRWLPADESSNLPNFAHTLMGVGGLVINEKDEVLVVSDRYAMIPNSWKLPGGYVEPRENLIDAAIREVAEETGIRTEFRSVVSLRHAHGGTFGCSDLYVVIALKPLNLDFKRCEREIARLQWMPIAEYLQHPQVHQTNRQFVRTFLDYEKRGLTITCRDDVHQVLKKKYNLYYVEEDQKNT, from the exons ATGTTGGCCGCAAGTCTTCTGGCTCGCAGAAACGTTCTAGACCTGCCGGCGTTCAATTCATGGAGGACGCTCCTCCGGACCGCAACACACCGCCCATCATCCACGGCAGCGCCTAAAATTCAACCCAAAGAGGTTCAGCCACAGCTGCAATTTACAAGAGGATTCACTGC CTCCAAAGTAATGGATACGCCGGCGGATGTTTTCCGCGGCCTCACGGATCGCTTTGCGGGAGTCACTGTTGATGGTCGCGAGGAGAAGGTGGATAAAGACAGCTTCCGGGACAAACTGAAAA AATCCCTGGACTTTTGGACAGCGAATAAGAACCGGGCGATCTGGTTCCGAGTGTACCAGGAGCAGGCCGACTGGGTGCCCATTCTGGCGGAGAACGGCTTCGACTTCCATCATGCCCGGACCGGAGTGGTGACCATGTACCGCTGGCTGCCGGCGGACGAGTCCAGCAACCTGCCCAACTTCGCCCACACGCTGATGGGCGTCGGCGGACTGGTGATCAACGAGAAGGACGAGGTCCTGGTGGTGTCCGACCGGTATGCGATGATACCCAACAGCTGGAAGCTGCCCGGCGGCTATGTGGAGCCGCGGGAGAATCTCATCGATGCGGCCATTCGCGAGGTGGCCGAGGAGACGGGAATCCGCACCGAGTTCCGGTCGGTGGTCAGTCTGCGGCATGCCCACGGCGGCACCTTCGGCTGCTCCGATCTCTACGTGGTCATTGCCCTGAAGCCCCTCAATCTGGACTTTAAGCGGTGCGAGCGGGAGATTGCGCGACTCCAGTGGATGCCCATTGCGGAGTATCTGCAGCATCCGCAGGTGCACCAAACGAACAGGCAGTTTGTGCGCACGTTTCTGGACTACGAGAAGCGCGGCCTGACCATCACATGTCGCGACGATGTGCACCAGGTGCTCAAGAAGAAGTACAACCTGTATTACGTGGAGGAGGATCAAAAGAATACATAA